A genomic region of Camelus ferus isolate YT-003-E chromosome 11, BCGSAC_Cfer_1.0, whole genome shotgun sequence contains the following coding sequences:
- the LOC102514960 gene encoding LOW QUALITY PROTEIN: olfactory receptor 13A1 (The sequence of the model RefSeq protein was modified relative to this genomic sequence to represent the inferred CDS: inserted 2 bases in 2 codons; substituted 1 base at 1 genomic stop codon): MEKGLGAAPSQAAKSSQTLVTERVLQGFSSHPGLQLLLFGCCFSLYAVALAGNAVTITVVSYSASLRCPMYFFLCNLATMDFVCISSVLPKAQASLASEEDTISFPGCTTQLFFLVWSTTSELLLLTAMAYDGYVAACHPLPHGSRVSPQLCRTLAXGTWVVCALSASVHTGLMARLSVXGPDVLTHFCEIPXLLLLSCSPTLMNSIMADAFYRVASFLLTLASCGCITTSALHIRLAAGRQRAFSTCSAHLLVVPVHYSAVLCTCISLASSDNPKRSKVPGVLCTALSPTLNPRIYSLRNTEVKHALGRLIPLSRR, from the exons ATGGAGAAGGGCCTGGGAGCTGCTCCCAGCCAGGCCGCAAAGTCCAGTCAGACGCTGGTGACAGAGCGTGTGCTTCAGGGCTTCTCGTCGCATCCAGGGCTGCAGCTGCTCCTTTTCGGCTGCTGCTTTTCCCTGTATGCCGTGGCGCTCGCGGGCAACGCTGTGACCATCACTGTGGTCAGCTACAGTGCCAGCCTCCGCTGCCCCATGTACTTTTTCCTGTGCAATCTGGCCACCATGGACTTTGTCTGCATCTCGTCTGTGCTGCCCAAGGCACAGGCAAGCCTGGCTTCCGAGGAAGACACCATCTCCTTCCCGGGCTGCACGACCCAGCTCTTCTTCCTGGTCTGGTCCACGACTTCcgagctgctgctgctgacagCCATGGCCTATGACGGCTATGTGGCTGCCTGCCACCCACTGCCCCACGGCTCCAGGGTGAGCCCGCAGCTGTGCCGGACGCTGG ACGGCACGTGGGTCGTCTGCGCCCTCAGTGCCTCTGTGCACACTGGGCTGATGGCACGGCTGTCCGTCTGAGGCCCCGATGTCCTCACACACTTCTGCGAGATCC TGCTCCTGCTGCTCTCCTGCAGCCCCACACTCATGAACAGCATCATGGCCGACGCCTTCTACAGAGTCGCGAGCTTCCTGCTCACCCTGGCGTCCTGCGGCTGCATCACCACCAGCGCCCTGCACATCCGCTTGGCCGCGGGCAGGCAGCGGGCGTTCTCCACCTGTTCCGCCCACCTCCTGGTGGTCCCCGTGCACTACTCGGCCGTGCTCTGTACCTGCATCAGCCTGGCCTCCAGCGACAACCCCAAGAGAAGCAAAGTGCCAGGAGTGCTCTGCACGGCGCTGAGCCCCACCCTGAATCCCCGAATCTACTCTCTGAGGAACACAGAGGTCAAGCACGCCCTGGGGAGACTCATCCCCCTTTCTAGACGTTAA